One window from the genome of Cryptomeria japonica chromosome 6, Sugi_1.0, whole genome shotgun sequence encodes:
- the LOC131036403 gene encoding G-type lectin S-receptor-like serine/threonine-protein kinase At2g19130, translated as MDWFQNAHSALSCLIYFFLALAMLISCCKCDLSEVTGNDALSLGDSLRADQTITSKNGTFEMGFFNVNGTNNWYVGIWYAQISEKTIIWVANRETPIRKTPGILMLSRDGYLTVSDSGGRQIWSTNDTQQTKASSASILDTGNFVLFGAQNTSEIVWESFAHPTDTMMPHMKFWKGLQLRPWKNRRDPAAGPFFLEINPALEQKDFILHYTNGVPYYSTGPWMGTYYATMPESLSRSIFQEDLIELSPTRMYYIYWFTPKAGPLMARQIVTPDGYFLSFLWIQNRWSMDWSQPQERCGVYGMCGAHGVCFTQANVQLCSCAEGFNPRDAAAWHSRQWWLSGCVRRTPLNCSAYINGSVRTTTDGFLQVGNISLSDNEAPQYTQEWTLQGCKTACLNNCSCTAFALTNSNPAVCKMWFGDLLSLRAKDTSSEGQSFFIRLAASDLQQSSAHVGISSTVLALSISSLLGIAALGILFVGVWLFIKRRRRRLLQKQEEYDTSTSFRTFTYRELRIATNNFAHKLGKGAFGSVFKGTLSDNTLVAVKKLEGSQQAEKQLRAEISTIGNIHHVNLVRLRGFCVEGSQRMLVYEYMQNGSLSSFLSRKAKEAGKLLDWNTRFGIALGTAKGLLYLHEECRDRIIHCDIKPENILLDADLSPKVADFGLAKLVGRDFSRVLTTTRGTRGYLAPEWLAGLPITVKADVYSFGMTLLEIISGRRNLDFSVEGSQCYFPTWAATQIDKGNFISIVDERVADQADVEQIRRAAVVSFLCIDKDESVRPSMGQVVLMLEGKSEADGVQFQRSLQQLVDNH; from the coding sequence ATGGATTGGTTCCAGAACGCTCATTCTGCATTAAGCtgtttgatctatttcttcttagcTCTAGCTATGCTTATTTCATGCTGCAAATGCGATTTGTCGGAAGTTACCGGCAATGATGCCCTCTCTTTGGGGGATTCTCTGAGGGCAGATCAGACAATAACTTCAAAGAATGGCACTTTTGAAATGGGTTTTTTTAATGTCAATGGAACCAACAACTGGTATGTTGGGATCTGGTATGCCCAGATCTCTGAGAAGACCATTATTTGGGTAGCTAACAGGGAGACTCCTATCAGAAAAACTCCCGGCATTTTGATGCTGTCTAGAGATGGCTATCTCACTGTGTCTGATTCAGGAGGAAGACAGATTTGGTCTACTAATGATACTCAGCAAACAAAGGCATCCAGTGCTTCCATTCTGGACACTGGTAATTTTGTTCTTTTTGGAGCCCAAAACACTTCTGAGATTGTGTGGGAGAGCTTCGCACATCCCACAGATACAATGATGCCACACATGAAGTTTTGGAAAGGATTACAACTAAGACCCTGGAAGAATCGGAGAGATCCAGCAGCTGGGCCTTTCTTTCTAGAAATAAATCCAGCCCTAGAACAGAAAGACTTTATTCTGCACTACACAAATGGTGTTCCATATTACAGCACTGGACCGTGGATGGGCACCTATTATGCCACCATGCCAGAGTCACTGTCTCGTTCCATATTTCAGGAGGATCTTATAGAGTTGTCTCCCACAAGAATGTACTACATATATTGGTTTACCCCCAAAGCTGGTCCCTTGATGGCCAGGCAAATTGTGACCCCTGATGGTTACTTCCTATCTTTTCTGTGGATTCAGAATAGGTGGAGCATGGATTGGTCGCAGCCCCAAGAAAGGTGCGGTGTATATGGGATGTGCGGGGCTCATGGAGTCTGCTTCACCCAAGCAAACGTTCAATTATGTAGCTGTGCGGAAGGTTTCAATCCAAGAGACGCTGCTGCCTGGCATTCACGACAGTGGTGGTTAAGCGGTTGTGTTCGGAGGACTCCATTGAACTGCTCTGCCTACATTAATGGCAGTGTTCGTACCACCACAGATGGTTTCCTCCAAGTCGGCAATATTTCTTTGTCTGATAATGAAGCTCCCCAATATACCCAAGAGTGGACTCTACAAGGATGCAAAACTGCTTGTCTCAACAATTGCTCCTGCACGGCCTTTGCTCTCACTAATTCCAATCCTGCTGTTTGTAAAATGTGGTTTGGCGATCTGCTAAGCTTGCGGGCAAAGGATACTTCTTCTGAGGGACAGTCCTTCTTTATTAGATTGGCTGCTTCAGATTTGCAGCAGTCATCAGCCCATGTAGGAATTAGCAGCACAGTACTTGCGCTCTCCATTTCAAGTCTTTTGGGCATTGCTGCTTTGGGTATTCTGTTTGTTGGTGTATGGTTGTTTATTAAACGCAGGCGTCGAAGACTGCTTCAGAAACAAGAGGAGTACGACACTTCAACATCGTTTAGAACATTCACCTACAGAGAGCTCAGAATTGCGACAAACAATTTCGCTCATAAGTTGGGAAAGGGGGCATTTGGCTCTGTCTTCAAAGGAACTCTCTCCGACAATACACTTGTTGCGGTGAAAAAATTAGAGGGTTCCCAACAAGCAGAAAAGCAGCTGCGTGCAGAAATAAGCACCATTGGAAACATACATCATGTGAATTTGGTGAGGCTCCGGGGATTCTGCGTGGAGGGGTCTCAAAGAATGCTTGTTTATGAATATATGCAGAATGGGTCTCTAAGCTCTTTCTTGTCCCGCAAGGCCAAAGAGGCAGGCAAGCTTTTGGACTGGAATACCAGATTTGGAATCGCTTTAGGCACTGCAAAAGGGCTGCTTTATCTCCACGAAGAATGCAGAGATCGCATCATCCATTGCGATATCAAGCCAGAAAATATTCTTCTGGATGCGGATTTGTCTCCAAAGGTGGCAGATTTTGGACTGGCAAAGCTTGTTGGCAGAGATTTCAGCAGAGTTCTGACGACAACAAGAGGAACGAGAGGGTATTTGGCTCCCGAGTGGCTCGCCGGATTGCCAATAACAGTGAAGGCAGATGTATACAGTTTTGGCATGACACTGCTAGAAATAATCTCAGGCCGACGAAATCTTGACTTTAGCGTGGAGGGATCTCAGTGCTATTTTCCCACCTGGGCAGCAACTCAAATTGACAAGGGCAATTTTATTTCCATTGTGGACGAGAGGGTTGCCGATCAGGCGGATGTTGAGCAGATAAGAAGAGCGGCTGTGGTGAGCTTTTTGTGCATTGACAAGGATGAGAGTGTGAGACCAAGCATGGGTCAAGTTGTTCTTATGCTGGAAGGCAAATCAGAGGCTGACGGAGTTCAATTTCAGAGGTCCCTGCAACAGCTTGTCGATAACCACTGA
- the LOC131036404 gene encoding G-type lectin S-receptor-like serine/threonine-protein kinase At2g19130 codes for MDWFQNDHSALSCLIYFFLALAMLISFCKCDLSEVTGKDALSMGDSLRANQTITSKNCTFELGFFNVNGTNNWYVGIWYAQISEKTIIWVANRETPIRETHGILMLSREGHLTVSDSVGRQIWSTNNTQQTKASSASILDTGNFVLFGAQNTSEIVWESFAHPTDTMMPHMKFWKGLQLRPWKNRRDPAAGPFFLEINPALEQKDFILHYKNGVPYYSTGQWMGTYYATMPESLSRSIFQEDLIELSPTRMYYTYWFTPKAGPLMARQLVTPDGYFLSFLWIQNRWSMDWSQPQEICGVYGMCGAHGVCFTQANIQLCSCAEGFNPRDAAAWHSRQWWLSGCVRRTPLNCSAAINGSVSTTTDGFLQVGNISLSDNEAPQYTQELTLQECKSACLNNCSCTAFALTNSNPAVCKLWFGDLLSLRAKDTSSEPGQSLFIRLAASDLQQSSAHGGISSTVLALSISSLLGIAALVILFVGVWLFIKCRRRRLLQKLEQYDTSTSFRTFTYRELRIATNNFAHKLGKGAFGSVFKGTLSDNTLVAVKKLEGSKQAEKQLRAEISTIGNIHHVNLVRLRGFCVEGSQRMLVYEYMPNGSLSSFLSRKAKEAGRALDWNTRFGIALGTAKGLLYLHEECRDRIIHCDIKPENVLLDADFSPKVADFGLAKLVGRDFSRVLTTTRGTRGYLAPEWLAGLPITVKADVYSFGMTLLEIISGRRNLDLSVEGSQCYFPTWAATQIDKGNFISVVDERVADQADVEQIKRAAVVSFLCIDKDESVRPSMGQVVLMLEGKSEADVIQFQRSLQQLVDNH; via the coding sequence ATGGATTGGTTCCAGAACGATCATTCGGCATTAAGCtgtttgatctatttcttcttagcTCTAGCTATGCTTATTTCATTCTGCAAATGCGATTTGTCAGAAGTTACTGGCAAAGACGCCCTTTCTATGGGGGATTCTCTGAGGGCAAATCAGACAATAACTTCAAAGAATTGCACTTTTGAATTGGGTTTTTTCAATGTCAATGGAACCAACAACTGGTATGTTGGGATCTGGTATGCCCAAATCTCTGAGAAGACCATTATTTGGGTAGCTAACAGGGAGACTCCTATCAGAGAAACTCACGGCATTTTGATGCTGTCCAGAGAAGGTCATCTCACTGTGTCTGATTCAGTAGGAAGACAGATTTGGTCTACTAATAATACTCAGCAAACAAAGGCATCCAGTGCTTCCATTCTGGACACTGGTAATTTTGTTCTTTTTGGAGCCCAAAACACTTCTGAGATTGTATGGGAGAGCTTCGCACATCCCACAGATACAATGATGCCACACATGAAGTTTTGGAAAGGATTACAACTAAGACCCTGGAAGAATCGGAGAGATCCAGCAGCTGGGCCTTTCTTTCTAGAAATAAATCCAGCCCTAGAACAGAAAGACTTTATACTGCACTACAAAAATGGTGTTCCTTATTACAGCACTGGGCAGTGGATGGGCACCTATTACGCCACCATGCCAGAGTCACTGTCTCGTTCCATATTTCAGGAGGATCTTATAGAGTTGTCTCCCACAAGAATGTACTACACATATTGGTTTACCCCCAAAGCTGGTCCCTTGATGGCCAGGCAACTTGTGACCCCGGATGGCTACTTCCTATCCTTTCTGTGGATTCAGAATAGGTGGAGCATGGATTGGTCGCAACCCCAAGAAATCTGCGGTGTGTATGGGATGTGCGGAGCTCATGGAGTCTGCTTCACCCAAGCAAATATTCAATTATGTAGCTGTGCGGAAGGTTTCAATCCAAGAGACGCTGCTGCCTGGCATTCACGACAGTGGTGGTTAAGTGGTTGTGTTCGGCGGACTCCATTGAACTGCTCTGCCGCCATTAATGGCAGTGTTAGTACCACCACAGATGGTTTTCTCCAAGTCGGCAATATCTCTTTGTCCGATAATGAAGCTCCCCAATATACTCAAGAGTTGACTCTCCAAGAATGCAAAAGTGCTTGTCTCAACAATTGCTCCTGCACGGCCTTTGCTCTCACTAATTCCAATCCTGCTGTTTGTAAATTGTGGTTTGGCGATCTGTTAAGCTTGCGGGCTAAGGATACTTCTTCTGAGCCTGGACAGTCCTTGTTCATTAGATTGGCTGCTTCAGATTTGCAGCAGTCATCAGCTCATGGAGGAATTAGCAGCACAGTACTTGCGCTCTCCATTTCAAGTCTTTTGGGCATTGCTGCTTTGGTTATTCTGTTTGTTGGTGTATGGTTGTTTATTAAATGCAGGCGTCGAAGACTGCTTCAGAAACTCGAGCAGTACGACACTTCAACATCGTTTAGAACATTCACCTACAGAGAGCTCAGAATTGCGACAAACAATTTCGCCCATAAGTTGGGAAAGGGAGCATTTGGCTCTGTCTTCAAAGGAACTCTGTCCGACAATACACTTGTGGCGGTGAAAAAATTAGAGGGTTCCAAACAAGCAGAAAAGCAGTTGCGAGCAGAAATAAGCACCATTGGAAACATACATCATGTGAATTTGGTGAGGCTGCGGGGATTCTGCGTGGAGGGATCTCAAAGAATGCTTGTTTATGAGTACATGCCGAACGGGTCTCTCAGCTCTTTCTTGTCCCGCAAGGCCAAAGAGGCAGGCAGGGCTTTGGACTGGAATACCAGATTTGGAATCGCTTTAGGCACTGCAAAAGGGCTGCTTTATCTCCACGAAGAATGCAGAGATCGCATAATCCATTGCGATATCAAGCCAGAAAATGTTCTTCTGGATGCGGATTTCTCTCCAAAGGTAGCAGATTTTGGGCTGGCAAAGCTTGTTGGCAGAGATTTCAGCAGAGTGCTGACGACAACAAGAGGAACGAGAGGGTATTTGGCTCCCGAGTGGCTTGCCGGATTGCCAATAACAGTGAAAGCAGATGTATACAGTTTCGGCATGACACTGCTGGAAATAATCTCAGGCCGACGAAATCTTGACTTGAGCGTGGAGGGATCTCAATGCTACTTTCCCACCTGGGCTGCAACTCAAATTGACAAGGGAAATTTTATTTCCGTTGTGGACGAGAGGGTTGCCGATCAGGCGGATGTTGAGCAGATAAAAAGAGCTGCTGTGGTGAGCTTTTTGTGCATTGACAAGGATGAGAGTGTGAGACCAAGCATGGGTCAAGTTGTTCTTATGCTGGAGGGCAAATCAGAGGCTGACGTAATTCAATTTCAGAGGTCCCTGCAACAGCTTGTCGATAACCACTGA